One genomic region from Dermacentor andersoni unplaced genomic scaffold, qqDerAnde1_hic_scaffold ctg00000039.1, whole genome shotgun sequence encodes:
- the LOC126528092 gene encoding putative nuclease HARBI1 gives MTKSAVRLLCSELAHLLEPPTAGGLSVEDQVLCTLRFFATGSFQSSVGSEATIDMSQPSVSRCIAKVARAIVQVGKEQRWVAFPRTASERAAIKQGFLQRGRLGGVIACVDGTFIAIVAPNLPPALKATYWCRKGYYALNAMVVCDSDLRVLHIDPRFAGSCHDAHVWRYASLRRRIASGRIDVQDGEHLLGDSAYPLEPWVLTPAPGHPAPHTPEGRYNAAHTSARSAVERCIGVMKSRFRCLQRPRALHYGPEKAATIVAACAALHNLCIDEDVPHTGRVYSGDDDDGDRPHGSSSAGTQGIEACHHEQPRESRLCDPSK, from the exons ATGACGAAGAGCGCCGTCCGGCTGCTTTGCAGCGAGCTTGCACACTTGCTGGAGCCGCCGACCGCGGGGGGCCTGAGCGTTGAGGACCAAGTCCTCTGCACCCTCAGGTTCTTTGCAACTGGCAGCTTCCAGTCGTCAGTCGGCAGTGAGGCGACCATCGACATGTCCCAGCCGTCTGTAAGCCGCTGCATTGCTAAAGTCGCGCGGGCCATTGTTCAGGTTGGGAAGGAGCAAAGATGGGTGGCGTTCCCACGCACCGCCAGCGAGCGAGCTGCAATTAAGCAGGGGTTTTTGCAGCGCGGCAGGCTCGGCGGCGTTATTGCGTGCGTGGATGGCACGTTCATCGCCATCGTCGCCCCGAACCTGCCTCCTGCGCTGAAGGCAACGTATTGGTGCCGGAAGGGCTATTACGCCCTGAATGCAATGGTG GTGTGTGACTCGGACTTGAGGGTCCTTCACATTGACCCGCGATTCGCTGGGTCGTGCCACGACGCGCACGTGTGGCGGTACGCGTCGCTTCGCCGGCGCATTGCCAGCGGCCGCATTGACGTCCAAGACGGCGAGCACCTTCTCG GCGACAGTGCGTACCCCCTAGAGCCGTGGGTCCTGACACCTGCGCCCGGCCACCCTGCCCCGCACACACCGGAAGGGCGCTACAACGCCGCGCACACTTCCGCAAGGTCAGCGGTGGAGCGCTGCATCGGCGTCATGAAGAGCCGATTCCGATGTCTGCAGCGGCCCCGCGCCTTGCATTACGGCCCCGAAAAGGCAGCTACGATTGTGGCAGCGTGTGCGGCACTGCACAATCTGTGCATTGACGAAGATGTGCCGCATACGGGCCGCGTGTACtcaggagacgacgacgacggcgaccgtCCGCATGGCTCAAGCAGCGCAGGAACGCAGG GAATTGAAGCATGTCACCACGAGCAGCCTCGGGAATCGCGACTCTGTGACCCCAGTAAATGA